One Nesterenkonia populi DNA window includes the following coding sequences:
- a CDS encoding lipoate--protein ligase family protein, producing MSAPTSSRAARRRAPAAPQLQLIRQTETLGADADLQRALDLLHSTRDEGAGPMLRIYRPQPTVAFGQRDAKLPGFDEAARRCRALGFEPLVRRAGGRAAAYGPGSLVVDHIEPDSDPIRESQDRFAAFGELFADALQSAGLDAVMAPLPAEYCYGEHSVHGIHPEEADVRIKLVGTAQRQVASGWLFSTSIVVEDGPAIRRVLAEVYDALGLEWDPLTAGSADELNPELTVHGVEQAILETYGTYWDFLEPTG from the coding sequence ATGAGCGCGCCCACCTCCAGCCGGGCTGCCCGGCGCCGGGCCCCTGCCGCCCCGCAGCTTCAGCTGATCCGCCAGACAGAGACGCTCGGCGCGGACGCTGATCTGCAGCGTGCCCTGGACCTGCTCCACAGCACCAGGGACGAGGGCGCGGGCCCGATGCTGCGGATCTACCGGCCCCAGCCCACCGTCGCCTTCGGCCAGCGGGATGCGAAGCTCCCCGGCTTCGACGAGGCTGCCCGACGCTGCCGCGCCCTGGGGTTCGAGCCGCTGGTTCGTCGAGCCGGGGGACGAGCCGCCGCATACGGCCCCGGCTCGCTGGTGGTCGACCACATTGAACCGGACAGCGACCCCATCCGGGAGTCCCAGGACCGGTTCGCCGCCTTCGGGGAGCTCTTCGCCGATGCCCTGCAGTCGGCAGGCCTGGACGCAGTGATGGCCCCACTGCCGGCGGAGTACTGCTACGGGGAGCATTCGGTCCACGGCATCCACCCTGAGGAGGCGGACGTGCGCATCAAACTGGTGGGCACCGCCCAACGGCAGGTTGCCAGCGGCTGGCTGTTCTCCACCTCCATCGTCGTGGAGGACGGCCCAGCGATCCGACGGGTGCTTGCCGAGGTCTACGACGCCCTGGGCCTGGAATGGGACCCGCTGACGGCGGGCTCAGCGGACGAGCTGAACCCGGAGCTGACAGTCCACGGCGTCGAGCAGGCGATCCTGGAGACCTACGGCACCTACTGGGACTTCCTCGAGCCCACCGGCTAG
- a CDS encoding MBL fold metallo-hydrolase has product MSARIEHLETSGTFSLDGETHNVDNNVWIIGTEDEVIVIDPAHDAEDVEKQVAGRKVAAILLTHAHDDHVRQVKDVQSRIGGQIHLNWDDKVLWEQVHSETEPEVKVADGDTFTIGGVTLTAIHTPGHSPGSTCYYAEELDGGPVVFSGDTLFSGGPGATGRSYSSFETIVESIRTRLFELPEETRVNTGHGPSTTIGAEKPNVEEAAANA; this is encoded by the coding sequence ATGAGCGCGCGCATTGAGCATCTGGAGACCTCCGGGACCTTCTCCCTGGACGGCGAGACCCACAACGTCGACAACAACGTGTGGATTATCGGCACCGAGGACGAGGTCATCGTCATCGACCCCGCCCATGATGCCGAGGACGTGGAGAAGCAGGTCGCCGGCCGGAAGGTGGCAGCGATCCTGCTGACCCACGCCCACGACGACCACGTCCGCCAGGTCAAGGACGTCCAGTCCCGCATCGGCGGTCAGATCCACCTGAACTGGGACGACAAGGTCCTGTGGGAGCAGGTCCATTCCGAGACTGAGCCGGAGGTGAAGGTCGCCGACGGTGACACCTTCACCATCGGCGGAGTGACCCTCACTGCGATCCACACGCCGGGCCACTCCCCCGGCTCCACCTGCTACTACGCTGAGGAGCTCGACGGCGGACCAGTGGTGTTCTCCGGCGACACCCTGTTCAGCGGCGGCCCCGGTGCGACCGGCCGCTCCTACAGCAGCTTCGAGACCATCGTGGAGTCCATCAGGACCCGCCTGTTCGAGCTGCCGGAGGAGACCAGGGTCAACACCGGCCACGGCCCCTCCACCACCATCGGCGCTGAGAAGCCCAACGTGGAGGAGGCCGCTGCGAACGCCTGA